A window of the Azospirillum formosense genome harbors these coding sequences:
- a CDS encoding DnaJ C-terminal domain-containing protein, whose product MSNPYEILGVSPSASDDEIRKAYRKLAKKHHPDLNPGKADAEQRFKDISAAYSLLSDPDKRARFDRGEIDATGQERPQRQYYRDFAEGPAGARYAHAEGFASDDLEHIFADLFGGRGGARGAAMPMKGGNLSMALTVDFLAAAKGGKRRVTMPDGKTLDIDLPAGLEDGGTIRLKGQGLPGSNGGPPGDALVTVKVAPHPWFRREGNDIQLDLPVTLAEAVLGGKVRVPTIDGPVMLTVPKGANNGTRLRLKGKGLSGADGTRGDQYVTLRIALPDAPDPALEAFVRDWKSDHNPRRDMEAA is encoded by the coding sequence ATGAGCAATCCTTACGAGATTCTGGGCGTTTCACCCTCCGCGTCGGACGACGAGATCCGCAAGGCCTACCGCAAGCTGGCCAAGAAGCACCACCCCGACCTCAACCCCGGCAAGGCGGACGCCGAACAGCGCTTCAAGGACATCAGCGCCGCCTACAGCCTGCTGTCCGATCCCGACAAGCGTGCCCGCTTCGACCGCGGGGAGATCGACGCCACCGGCCAGGAACGGCCGCAGCGTCAATATTACCGCGACTTCGCCGAAGGCCCGGCGGGCGCCCGCTACGCCCACGCCGAGGGCTTCGCGTCGGACGACCTGGAGCACATCTTCGCCGACCTGTTCGGTGGACGCGGCGGCGCACGCGGCGCCGCCATGCCGATGAAGGGCGGCAACCTCAGCATGGCGCTGACGGTCGACTTCCTGGCGGCGGCGAAGGGCGGCAAGCGCCGCGTCACCATGCCGGACGGGAAGACTCTGGACATCGACCTGCCCGCCGGGCTGGAGGACGGCGGCACCATCCGCCTCAAGGGCCAGGGCCTGCCCGGCAGCAACGGCGGTCCGCCCGGCGACGCGCTGGTGACGGTCAAGGTCGCCCCCCATCCCTGGTTCCGCCGCGAGGGCAACGACATCCAGCTCGACCTGCCGGTGACCCTGGCCGAGGCGGTGCTGGGCGGCAAGGTGCGCGTGCCCACGATCGACGGGCCGGTGATGCTGACCGTCCCGAAGGGGGCGAACAACGGCACGCGCCTGCGGTTGAAGGGAAAGGGCCTTTCCGGAGCGGACGGGACGCGCGGCGACCAGTACGTGACGCTGCGCATCGCCCTGCCCGACGCGCCCGACCCGGCGCTGGAGGCGTTCGTCCGGGATTGGAAGTCCGACCACAACCCGAGACGGGACATGGAGGCCGCGTGA
- a CDS encoding zinc metalloprotease HtpX: MPHTPRSFMPTDQAVADLRRRHKTANVLQSLLLLGGMVLLLALCGMILAGVEGVLWALIGGGVSLLFSPRLSPRMILGMFGARRLTYAEAPVLFDALAAIARRAELPTVPELWYVASPALNAFAVGNRRRSAIAITDGLLRALSLRELAGVLAHEVSHVRNNDLTVMGLADTVTSLTRLMSVFGMALLILNLPLLMMRQEAVPWLLVLLLIAAPWIGVLLQLALSRTREFDADLDAAHLTGDPEGVASALARIERLQHSPWDGLRFPGRRRAQNIPSLLRTHPETEERVRRLMALRTPPPVLPGLDAHPLHAPPRLAMPAALRRPRYRIGGYWY; this comes from the coding sequence ATGCCGCACACGCCTCGGTCCTTCATGCCCACGGATCAGGCCGTCGCCGACCTGCGGCGGCGCCACAAGACCGCCAACGTGCTGCAGTCCCTCCTCCTGCTCGGCGGCATGGTGCTGTTGCTGGCGCTGTGCGGGATGATCCTGGCGGGGGTGGAGGGGGTCCTGTGGGCGCTGATCGGCGGAGGCGTCAGCCTGCTGTTCAGCCCGCGCCTGTCGCCGCGCATGATCCTCGGCATGTTCGGCGCCCGCCGCCTGACCTACGCGGAGGCCCCGGTCCTGTTCGACGCGCTGGCCGCCATCGCCCGCCGGGCGGAGCTGCCGACGGTGCCGGAGCTGTGGTACGTCGCCAGCCCGGCGCTGAACGCCTTCGCCGTGGGCAACCGCCGTCGTTCGGCCATCGCGATCACCGACGGGCTGCTGCGCGCGCTCAGCCTGCGCGAGCTGGCCGGCGTGCTGGCCCACGAGGTCAGCCACGTGCGCAACAACGACCTGACCGTGATGGGGCTGGCCGACACGGTGACCAGCCTGACCCGGCTGATGTCGGTCTTCGGCATGGCCCTGCTGATTCTCAACCTGCCCCTGCTGATGATGCGGCAGGAGGCGGTTCCCTGGCTGCTGGTGCTGCTGCTTATCGCCGCACCCTGGATCGGCGTGCTTCTGCAACTCGCCCTGTCGCGCACGCGGGAATTCGACGCCGACCTCGACGCCGCCCATCTGACCGGCGACCCGGAGGGCGTGGCGTCGGCGCTCGCCCGGATCGAGCGGCTTCAGCACAGCCCGTGGGATGGGCTGCGCTTTCCCGGCCGCCGCCGGGCGCAGAACATCCCGTCCCTGTTGCGCACCCACCCGGAAACCGAGGAACGCGTGCGCCGGCTGATGGCGCTGCGCACCCCTCCGCCGGTCCTGCCGGGGCTCGACGCCCACCCCCTGCACGCTCCGCCGCGCCTCGCCATGCCCGCGGCGCTGCGGCGCCCGCGCTATCGGATCGGCGGCTACTGGTACTGA
- a CDS encoding SpoIIE family protein phosphatase — translation MTFQGRLVLLISGLVTLAVALVTILLAWTTHSAIQSRVEADGRSAATLLARGATLAREVPRDVEALLGDRLLSEATLAAHLVAVMEAGKAPVKAVTDRLKAVADGGGPDEIWVTDNRGRAYLHNIPGPDITFGPDSRAQPRQAPYYGLLNRAPEKVVTDAATEGGKLMKFAGVAGVDKPRIVQVGADVRRLGDIARKAGVDGVLASLLAGGTVEGAWLLERDGRLAAHATGPSAGPLSERAVEAAKAAAAAGETGLLREGDRLTAFAPVPAVAGQGAGIAVVRLPAEDLSSVVGRHVKIGVLVGLLVLAAGVYGAVRFARSQMAPIERLGEAVAAVEAGRFNPFTLNEAMERNDEMGRLARVFRSMALEASYREETLDAQLLMRTAELETRTEKLAAAENLIEEEQRAARDVQANLLPQQLPAGRDSQFFGLLVPGPAVSGDFYDVIELDERHCLLVVAGVSGWGVPAAFLMLLVRGAVREAAARSGMSPAAILAAANDRLCGQSPFDGFATAFVALYDRETGTLSHSSAGNRAPCRIRADGSVLTLADAGGPALGVRKGIPYGEAVTRLEQEDTLFLCTEGVLRAVNAQREPFGEERLAAVLHQGRGLSARDRSELLLRAVEAHVGPGGQTGDIVCLTVRRLLPASELAPESEATA, via the coding sequence ATGACCTTTCAAGGGCGTTTGGTCCTCCTGATTTCCGGGCTGGTGACGCTGGCGGTGGCGCTGGTCACGATTCTGCTGGCCTGGACGACCCATTCGGCGATCCAGTCGCGGGTGGAAGCGGACGGCCGCAGCGCGGCGACCCTGCTGGCCCGCGGCGCCACCCTGGCGCGCGAGGTCCCGCGCGACGTCGAGGCTCTGCTCGGCGACCGGCTGCTGTCGGAGGCGACGCTCGCCGCCCACCTCGTGGCGGTGATGGAGGCGGGAAAGGCGCCGGTCAAGGCGGTGACCGACCGGCTGAAGGCCGTCGCCGACGGCGGCGGGCCGGACGAGATCTGGGTCACCGACAACCGGGGCCGCGCCTATCTGCACAACATTCCGGGTCCCGACATCACCTTCGGCCCCGACTCCCGGGCGCAGCCGCGCCAGGCGCCCTATTACGGCCTGCTGAACCGCGCGCCGGAAAAGGTGGTGACCGACGCCGCCACCGAAGGCGGCAAGCTGATGAAGTTCGCCGGCGTGGCCGGCGTCGACAAGCCGCGCATCGTCCAGGTCGGCGCCGACGTGCGCCGGCTGGGCGACATCGCCCGCAAGGCCGGTGTGGACGGGGTGTTGGCCTCGCTTCTGGCCGGCGGCACGGTCGAGGGCGCTTGGCTGCTGGAGCGTGACGGCCGGCTCGCCGCGCACGCCACCGGGCCCAGCGCCGGGCCGCTGTCGGAGCGGGCGGTGGAGGCGGCGAAGGCCGCGGCGGCGGCCGGCGAAACCGGCCTTCTGCGCGAGGGCGACCGCCTGACCGCCTTCGCTCCGGTGCCAGCGGTGGCCGGACAGGGGGCGGGGATCGCGGTGGTCCGCCTCCCGGCGGAGGACCTGTCCTCGGTGGTCGGCCGCCATGTGAAGATCGGCGTGCTGGTCGGCCTGCTCGTCCTGGCGGCGGGCGTCTACGGCGCCGTCCGCTTCGCGCGCAGCCAGATGGCCCCGATCGAGCGGCTGGGCGAGGCGGTCGCCGCGGTGGAGGCCGGGCGCTTCAACCCCTTCACCCTGAACGAGGCGATGGAGCGCAACGACGAGATGGGCCGCCTCGCCCGAGTCTTCCGCAGCATGGCGCTGGAGGCGTCCTACCGCGAGGAGACGCTGGACGCCCAGCTCCTGATGCGCACGGCGGAGCTGGAAACCCGCACCGAGAAGCTGGCCGCCGCCGAGAACCTGATCGAGGAGGAGCAGCGCGCCGCCCGCGACGTCCAGGCGAACCTGCTGCCGCAGCAGCTTCCCGCCGGGCGCGACAGCCAGTTCTTCGGCCTGCTGGTCCCCGGCCCGGCGGTCAGCGGCGACTTCTACGACGTGATCGAGCTGGACGAGCGCCATTGCCTGCTGGTGGTGGCCGGGGTCTCCGGCTGGGGTGTGCCGGCGGCCTTCCTGATGCTGCTGGTGCGCGGCGCGGTCCGCGAGGCGGCGGCCCGGTCGGGCATGTCCCCGGCCGCCATCCTGGCGGCGGCCAACGACCGGCTGTGCGGGCAGAGCCCCTTCGACGGCTTCGCCACCGCCTTCGTCGCCCTCTACGACCGCGAGACCGGGACGCTCAGCCATTCCAGCGCCGGCAACCGCGCGCCCTGCCGCATCCGGGCGGACGGCAGCGTTCTGACCCTGGCCGACGCTGGCGGCCCGGCGCTGGGCGTGCGCAAGGGCATCCCCTACGGCGAGGCAGTGACCCGGCTGGAGCAGGAGGACACGCTGTTCCTGTGCACCGAGGGCGTGCTGCGGGCGGTGAACGCCCAGCGCGAGCCGTTCGGCGAGGAGCGTCTGGCGGCCGTCCTGCACCAGGGCCGCGGCCTGTCGGCGCGCGACCGCTCCGAACTGCTGCTGCGCGCGGTGGAGGCCCATGTCGGACCGGGCGGGCAGACCGGCGACATCGTCTGCCTGACCGTCCGCCGCCTGCTGCCGGCGTCCGAACTGGCGCCGGAGTCCGAAGCGACGGCGTGA
- a CDS encoding helix-turn-helix transcriptional regulator, whose amino-acid sequence MSTHVNRSRLTSERRRRGWSQEHLAEASGISVRTVQRLERSGAATPASLMAMAAALALPFEALAASTGMARRVTPLTILPNIAPSLARYRSLRFALIETEDPGCVGLRAGPSQMILCSTAFMAGDFQSGSLAALEGWTIPYIWVESVDRAKDAYARLAELVTTRAGTREALVEDAGEWAILAETPA is encoded by the coding sequence ATGAGCACTCACGTCAACCGCAGCCGCCTGACCTCTGAACGCCGCCGCCGCGGTTGGTCGCAAGAGCATCTTGCCGAGGCGAGCGGAATCAGCGTCCGCACTGTTCAGCGTCTGGAACGGAGTGGCGCCGCGACTCCCGCGTCCCTGATGGCGATGGCGGCGGCTCTGGCCCTGCCCTTCGAAGCGCTGGCCGCCAGCACGGGCATGGCCCGGCGCGTCACGCCGCTGACAATCCTGCCAAACATCGCCCCCAGCCTCGCCCGTTACCGGAGTTTGAGGTTCGCGCTCATCGAGACGGAGGACCCCGGCTGCGTGGGGCTTCGGGCAGGGCCGTCGCAGATGATCCTGTGCAGCACCGCCTTCATGGCGGGAGACTTCCAAAGCGGCAGCCTCGCCGCATTGGAGGGATGGACGATCCCTTACATCTGGGTCGAGTCGGTGGACCGGGCGAAAGACGCCTATGCCCGTCTGGCCGAGCTCGTCACCACCCGCGCCGGAACCCGCGAGGCACTGGTGGAGGATGCCGGGGAGTGGGCGATCTTGGCGGAAACGCCCGCTTGA
- a CDS encoding cytochrome b, producing the protein MSNACSEAAARPPVKTRPVKTRYDGMMLFLHWSVALLILVAFAIAQGRGLVPRGPERTALMDVHRSLGVLVLALVALRMVWRAVSPPPPMPADTAPLLLLAAKAGHFALYALMIAVPLAGVAMTQAHGHPVAFFGLFALPTLVAENHGFGDTLEKLHELLGTAIIVLAGLHAGAALIHHYVLKDGTLSRMLPWGNR; encoded by the coding sequence ATGTCCAACGCTTGCTCCGAAGCGGCCGCCCGCCCGCCCGTCAAGACCCGCCCCGTCAAGACACGCTACGACGGGATGATGCTGTTCCTCCATTGGAGCGTCGCCCTGCTGATCCTCGTGGCCTTCGCCATCGCACAGGGGCGCGGGCTGGTGCCCCGTGGGCCGGAGCGGACCGCCCTGATGGATGTCCATCGCTCGCTCGGCGTTCTCGTGCTGGCGCTCGTGGCGCTGCGCATGGTCTGGCGCGCCGTCAGCCCGCCGCCGCCGATGCCCGCCGACACCGCGCCGCTGCTCCTGCTGGCGGCCAAGGCCGGGCATTTTGCTCTTTACGCCCTGATGATCGCCGTGCCGCTGGCCGGTGTGGCGATGACCCAGGCCCACGGCCACCCCGTCGCCTTTTTCGGCCTGTTCGCCCTGCCGACGCTGGTGGCGGAGAACCATGGCTTCGGCGACACCCTGGAAAAGCTGCACGAGCTTCTCGGCACCGCCATCATCGTGCTAGCCGGCCTGCATGCCGGCGCCGCCCTGATCCACCACTATGTCCTGAAGGACGGGACGCTGAGCCGCATGCTGCCCTGGGGAAACCGCTGA
- a CDS encoding autotransporter domain-containing protein, translating into MTGKAIRMAAGAALLASAPAGAVPFDRVFVFGDSLSDTGRVYELTRGAIPQSPPYYDGRFSNGPVWVERLAPLIGSQPDQKTNFAYGGAETGTLSQTGVPGIQGQVGQFLLSRPGGTGGGLFAVWAGGNDYFNRVSAGSDPSGLVTQTVGNIVTTVERLAALGGKTFLVPNLPDLGTIPDTRNSDRAALLNAATASHNALLSQAMADVEKRLGVTVVVADVNALYRAVAANPTAYGFTNAVTPCLSDNAPTGACGTEAQADQTVYWDEIHPTRAAHLLIAQYMQGALLALNDAAETVAMQPELAFEAARSWHRALLGSIAGPASTRVEAPLGNGELRAFLIGDAAWGRLGGTAERQGFRFNTQSGGVGAELPVGPASRVGLSVGGSRGRARLDEGAGTLDMTSTVIGLHAVTEARGFQLAVAGSVSFDRYGDIDRTTGFAPFPNASAETDGRTYALSVAGGYTAQLGPVALGPRLGLRYINTRIDGYQESGAGLLSLGVERQSVESLESSVGAEASTVVEIGRTLLQPSLGIAWEHQFAEDARTVTVRLPGGAANSVSPSGDGRDSLVIGAGLSAQLWQAVGATVGYRGELSGAEGHNHAFTARLRMSF; encoded by the coding sequence GTGACGGGCAAAGCGATTCGTATGGCGGCGGGAGCCGCGTTGCTGGCGTCGGCACCCGCCGGGGCGGTGCCGTTCGACCGGGTGTTCGTCTTCGGCGACAGCCTGTCCGACACCGGCCGCGTCTATGAGCTGACGCGCGGCGCCATTCCGCAGAGCCCGCCCTATTACGACGGGCGCTTCTCCAACGGCCCCGTCTGGGTCGAGCGGCTGGCCCCGCTGATCGGCAGCCAGCCCGACCAGAAGACCAACTTCGCCTATGGCGGCGCCGAGACCGGGACCCTGTCGCAGACCGGCGTTCCCGGCATCCAGGGACAGGTCGGGCAGTTCCTGCTCAGCCGGCCGGGCGGCACCGGCGGCGGGCTCTTCGCGGTGTGGGCGGGCGGCAACGACTATTTCAACCGCGTCTCCGCCGGGTCGGACCCGTCGGGCCTCGTGACCCAGACGGTCGGCAACATCGTCACCACGGTGGAGCGTCTGGCGGCGCTCGGCGGGAAGACCTTCCTGGTGCCGAACCTGCCCGACCTCGGCACGATCCCCGACACCCGCAATTCCGACCGCGCCGCCCTGCTGAACGCGGCCACCGCCTCGCACAATGCGCTGCTCTCCCAGGCGATGGCCGACGTGGAGAAGCGGCTGGGCGTCACCGTCGTGGTGGCCGACGTCAACGCCCTGTACCGCGCGGTGGCGGCCAACCCCACGGCCTACGGTTTCACCAACGCGGTGACGCCCTGCCTGTCGGACAACGCGCCGACCGGCGCCTGCGGGACCGAGGCGCAGGCCGACCAGACCGTCTATTGGGACGAGATACACCCGACCCGCGCCGCCCATCTGCTGATCGCGCAATACATGCAGGGCGCTCTGCTCGCCCTGAACGACGCTGCCGAAACCGTGGCGATGCAGCCGGAGCTGGCCTTCGAGGCGGCGCGGAGCTGGCACCGCGCGCTGCTCGGCTCCATCGCCGGCCCCGCCTCGACGCGGGTGGAGGCGCCGCTGGGCAACGGTGAGCTGAGAGCCTTCCTGATCGGCGACGCCGCCTGGGGCCGCCTCGGCGGCACGGCGGAGCGCCAGGGTTTCCGCTTCAACACCCAGTCGGGCGGTGTCGGCGCCGAACTGCCGGTCGGCCCGGCCTCGCGCGTCGGCCTGTCGGTCGGCGGGTCGCGCGGCCGCGCGAGACTGGACGAGGGGGCGGGCACTCTGGACATGACCAGCACCGTCATCGGCCTGCACGCGGTGACCGAGGCGCGGGGTTTCCAACTGGCCGTCGCGGGCAGCGTCTCCTTCGACCGCTACGGCGACATCGACCGGACCACCGGCTTCGCGCCGTTCCCCAACGCCTCGGCGGAGACGGACGGGCGGACCTACGCCCTGTCGGTCGCCGGGGGCTACACGGCGCAGCTCGGGCCGGTGGCGCTGGGGCCGCGGCTGGGCCTGCGCTACATCAACACGCGCATCGACGGCTATCAGGAGAGCGGCGCCGGCCTGCTGTCGCTCGGCGTCGAGCGGCAGAGCGTCGAATCCCTGGAGAGCAGCGTGGGCGCCGAAGCCTCGACGGTCGTGGAGATCGGACGGACTTTGCTCCAGCCCAGCCTGGGCATCGCCTGGGAGCACCAGTTCGCCGAGGACGCGCGCACCGTCACCGTCCGCCTGCCCGGCGGGGCCGCCAACAGCGTGAGCCCCAGCGGCGACGGCCGCGACTCCCTGGTGATCGGCGCCGGCCTGTCGGCCCAGCTCTGGCAGGCGGTCGGCGCCACGGTCGGCTACCGCGGCGAACTGTCGGGGGCGGAGGGCCACAACCACGCCTTCACCGCCCGCTTGCGAATGAGCTTCTGA
- a CDS encoding universal stress protein: MAYKHILVHLDSGPQVETRLDAAIALAKSSGAFLRGLFAQPDRSATSVIARRSSDHLEQAAARSEAMFRDKLQASGLQGQWHGLTHGEHNHVIREVIIWSRFADLTVLGQFDRSAPADGVAPEELNEQVVLNSGRPVLVLPFAGTFPVIGKRVAVAWNAEREAARALSDAMPFLQAADEVTVITVLTQAAPPAGSEPQRIGLLDHLALHGVTAEQTHFTVTDIGAMDALLARSIDSGADLLVMGAHGHYGFPFLHRGGGTRHVLRTCPVPLLLSH, encoded by the coding sequence ATGGCCTACAAGCACATCCTCGTGCATCTCGATTCCGGCCCGCAGGTGGAGACCCGCCTCGACGCGGCCATCGCGCTGGCCAAATCCAGCGGCGCCTTCCTGCGCGGCCTGTTCGCCCAGCCGGACCGCAGCGCCACCAGCGTCATCGCCCGCCGCTCCAGCGACCATCTGGAGCAGGCCGCCGCCCGCAGCGAGGCGATGTTCCGCGACAAGCTGCAGGCGTCGGGCCTGCAGGGGCAATGGCACGGCCTGACCCACGGCGAGCACAACCACGTCATCCGCGAGGTCATCATCTGGTCGCGCTTCGCCGACCTGACGGTGCTCGGCCAGTTCGACCGCAGCGCCCCCGCCGACGGCGTGGCGCCGGAGGAGCTGAACGAGCAGGTGGTGCTGAACTCGGGCCGCCCGGTGCTGGTGCTGCCCTTCGCCGGCACCTTCCCGGTGATCGGCAAGCGCGTCGCCGTCGCCTGGAACGCCGAGCGCGAGGCCGCCCGTGCCCTGTCCGACGCCATGCCCTTCCTCCAGGCCGCCGACGAGGTCACGGTCATCACCGTGCTGACCCAGGCCGCCCCGCCCGCCGGGTCGGAGCCGCAGCGCATCGGCCTGCTCGACCATCTGGCGCTGCACGGCGTGACGGCCGAGCAGACCCACTTCACGGTGACCGACATCGGCGCGATGGACGCGCTTCTCGCCCGCAGCATCGACTCCGGTGCCGACCTGCTGGTGATGGGCGCGCACGGCCATTACGGCTTCCCCTTCCTGCACCGCGGCGGCGGGACGCGCCACGTCCTGCGCACCTGCCCGGTTCCGCTGCTGCTGTCGCACTGA
- a CDS encoding DUF2934 domain-containing protein: MDEHRIRHRAYAIWEQEGRPEGRRAEHWERACRELQEEDERAKEKGAEPRDLAQASADTGAGI; the protein is encoded by the coding sequence ATGGACGAACACCGCATCCGCCACCGTGCCTACGCGATCTGGGAGCAGGAGGGGCGCCCCGAAGGCCGCCGCGCCGAGCACTGGGAGCGCGCTTGCCGTGAACTCCAGGAGGAGGACGAGCGGGCGAAGGAGAAAGGTGCCGAACCGCGCGACCTTGCCCAAGCCTCCGCGGATACCGGCGCCGGCATCTGA
- a CDS encoding Hsp20/alpha crystallin family protein — MPPRRDPASFMWSEAVELLDRAERLHRQFFRPAPPGPRRACWTPPIDVYETEDAVTIVVALPGVGADQLHVAVEDGVLVVAGERTLPLGCDGIIHRLEIPHGRFERRIELPAGAFRMGRRELSAGCLVLTLDKMG; from the coding sequence ATGCCGCCCCGCCGTGACCCCGCTTCCTTCATGTGGTCGGAGGCCGTCGAGCTGCTGGACCGCGCCGAGCGGCTGCACCGCCAGTTCTTCCGCCCGGCCCCGCCCGGCCCGCGCCGCGCCTGCTGGACCCCGCCCATCGACGTCTACGAGACGGAGGACGCGGTGACCATCGTCGTCGCCCTTCCAGGCGTCGGCGCGGACCAGCTCCACGTCGCCGTCGAGGACGGCGTTCTGGTGGTCGCCGGCGAGCGGACTTTGCCGCTGGGCTGCGACGGGATCATCCACCGGCTTGAGATTCCCCATGGCCGCTTCGAGCGGCGGATCGAGCTGCCCGCAGGGGCCTTCCGCATGGGACGGCGCGAGCTGTCGGCGGGCTGCCTCGTGCTGACGCTCGACAAGATGGGATGA
- the lon gene encoding endopeptidase La: MTDEHAADATPTPETPPAPAPASGLPEDVIPVIPVRNLVQFPGVVLPVTVGRARSVAAAQEAARTERPVGILLQRDEAVEEPTGADMHRVGTTASILRYVTTPDGSHHLVCQGQQRFRIVEWVPGHPFMAARVEMIEESDAATPEVMARFLNLRNEAVEALQLLPQAPQELLAAVQAIESPGELADMTASYMDLKPAEKQEVLETVDLPERLDKVGGLLARRIEVLRLSRDLRERTREAMDERQREYLLREQLRAIQKELGEADEGRQAEIGELQDAIAKAGMPPDVREHAEKELRRLERMPEAAAEYSMVRSYLDWLIEMPWDRRSESRIDIAEARRILDEDHYGLEKVKRRILEFLAVRKLNPEGRSPILCFVGPPGVGKTSLGQSIARATGRAFARVSLGGVHDESEIRGHRRTYVGALPGNIVQAIRKAGTRDCVLMLDEMDKLGQGFHGDPSAALLEVLDPEQNATFRDHYLGVPFDLSKVMFIATANMLDTIPGPLRDRMEVIELSGYTEDEKLEIAKRYLLARQLAANGLTADQLEIPDDTLRAIIRDHTREAGNRQLERLIGAVGRYAAVRIAEGEVERMRVEPADLTAILGPPRFENDVAMRTSVPGVATGLAWTPVGGDILFIEASRFSGSGRLILTGQLGEVMKESAQAALSLVKSRVKDLGLDPEGLDRFDIHIHVPAGAIPKDGPSAGVAIFTALVSLLSGRCIRSDTAMTGEISLRGLVLPVGGIREKVVAAQRAGLKTVMLPARNRKDFDDIPAAVRERLNFVWLERVDDAVRAALVPESSVEAVERKAG, from the coding sequence ATGACTGACGAGCACGCTGCCGACGCCACCCCGACCCCCGAGACGCCACCCGCCCCGGCGCCCGCCTCCGGGCTGCCGGAGGATGTGATCCCGGTTATCCCGGTCCGCAACCTCGTGCAGTTTCCGGGGGTGGTGCTGCCGGTGACGGTCGGTCGGGCGCGCTCGGTCGCCGCGGCGCAGGAGGCGGCCCGCACCGAGCGGCCGGTCGGCATCCTGCTCCAGCGCGACGAGGCGGTGGAGGAGCCGACCGGCGCCGACATGCACCGCGTCGGGACGACCGCCAGCATCCTGCGCTACGTCACCACGCCCGACGGCTCGCACCATCTGGTGTGCCAGGGGCAGCAGCGCTTCCGCATCGTCGAGTGGGTGCCGGGCCATCCCTTCATGGCCGCCCGCGTGGAGATGATCGAGGAGAGCGACGCCGCCACGCCGGAGGTCATGGCCCGCTTCCTGAACCTGCGCAACGAGGCGGTGGAGGCGCTGCAACTGCTGCCCCAGGCCCCGCAGGAGCTTCTGGCCGCCGTCCAGGCCATCGAAAGCCCAGGCGAGCTGGCCGACATGACCGCCAGCTACATGGACCTGAAGCCCGCCGAGAAGCAGGAGGTGCTGGAGACCGTCGACCTGCCGGAACGGCTCGACAAGGTCGGCGGCCTGCTGGCCCGGCGGATCGAGGTGCTTCGGCTGTCCCGCGACCTCCGCGAGCGCACCCGCGAGGCGATGGACGAGCGGCAGCGCGAATATCTGCTGCGCGAGCAGCTGCGCGCCATCCAGAAGGAGCTGGGGGAGGCCGACGAGGGCCGTCAGGCCGAGATCGGCGAGCTTCAGGACGCCATCGCCAAGGCCGGCATGCCGCCCGACGTGCGCGAGCACGCCGAGAAGGAGCTGCGCCGGCTGGAGCGCATGCCGGAGGCGGCGGCGGAATATTCGATGGTGCGCAGCTATCTGGACTGGCTGATCGAGATGCCGTGGGACCGCCGGTCGGAATCGCGCATCGACATCGCCGAGGCCCGCCGCATCCTCGACGAGGACCATTACGGTCTGGAGAAGGTCAAGCGCCGCATCCTCGAATTCCTGGCGGTGCGCAAGCTGAACCCGGAGGGGCGCAGCCCCATCCTGTGCTTCGTCGGCCCGCCGGGTGTGGGCAAGACCTCGCTCGGCCAGAGCATCGCGCGGGCCACCGGCCGGGCCTTCGCCCGCGTCTCGCTGGGCGGCGTCCATGACGAGAGCGAGATCCGCGGCCACCGCCGCACCTATGTCGGCGCGCTTCCCGGCAACATCGTCCAGGCCATCCGCAAGGCCGGGACGCGCGACTGCGTGCTGATGCTGGACGAGATGGACAAGCTGGGGCAGGGCTTCCACGGAGACCCGTCGGCCGCCCTGCTGGAGGTGCTGGACCCGGAGCAGAACGCCACCTTCCGCGACCATTACCTGGGCGTGCCCTTCGACCTGTCGAAGGTGATGTTCATCGCCACGGCCAACATGCTGGACACCATCCCCGGCCCGCTGCGCGACCGCATGGAGGTGATCGAGCTGTCCGGCTACACCGAGGACGAGAAGCTGGAGATCGCCAAGCGCTACCTGCTGGCCCGCCAGCTCGCCGCCAATGGGCTGACGGCCGACCAGCTGGAGATCCCCGACGACACGCTGCGGGCGATCATCCGGGACCACACGCGGGAGGCCGGGAACCGCCAACTGGAACGGCTGATCGGCGCGGTCGGACGCTACGCCGCCGTGCGCATCGCCGAGGGCGAGGTCGAGCGGATGCGGGTCGAGCCGGCGGACCTGACGGCGATCCTCGGGCCGCCGCGCTTCGAGAACGACGTGGCGATGCGCACCAGCGTGCCAGGCGTGGCGACCGGCTTGGCCTGGACCCCGGTCGGCGGCGATATCCTGTTCATCGAGGCCAGCCGCTTTTCCGGCTCGGGGCGGCTGATCCTGACCGGCCAGCTGGGCGAGGTGATGAAGGAGAGCGCGCAGGCCGCCCTCAGCCTCGTCAAGTCGCGGGTGAAGGACCTCGGCCTCGACCCGGAGGGGCTGGACCGCTTCGACATCCACATCCACGTCCCGGCGGGCGCCATCCCGAAGGACGGGCCGTCCGCCGGGGTGGCGATCTTCACGGCGCTGGTGTCGCTGCTGTCCGGGCGCTGCATCCGTTCCGACACGGCGATGACCGGGGAAATCAGCCTGCGCGGTCTGGTGCTGCCGGTCGGCGGCATCCGCGAGAAGGTGGTGGCCGCCCAGCGCGCCGGGCTGAAGACGGTCATGCTGCCCGCCCGCAACCGCAAGGATTTCGACGACATTCCCGCGGCGGTGCGCGAACGGCTGAACTTCGTCTGGCTGGAGCGGGTGGACGACGCCGTCCGCGCCGCCCTGGTGCCGGAGTCCTCCGTGGAGGCGGTGGAGCGCAAGGCCGGGTAG